One genomic window of Ictalurus punctatus breed USDA103 chromosome 23, Coco_2.0, whole genome shotgun sequence includes the following:
- the LOC108261538 gene encoding uncharacterized protein LOC108261538 gives MKTLHLSVILLTLSGVLTQDRGLGVKYPDNPICAVRGFSVSIPCSYSYPQHNYQVTQKLWCSMNSNTDVCMNPPYVYNSSSITTSDFEYAGDDKSDCTLLIHNVQFSYSGEYRFRFITDVPSVRWTGVPGVILQVADLKVSLIRLSGIGTLKQGDSLNLMCDVNCTQSSSQFVWSKNNERLNTSGPVLHFPAVTVRDSGNYTCTWETNNASRSETISLLVEDPGDWSVWIIVLVTAGVIFMVLAVPAVIYIRRRKCKAPEDNGGESGEKTQTKPQLKHVSQVPDEEKWNKEDVTYACVQNKATTKRSEVTAQLNRVPRPDEEVLDKGDVVYSSVCVNPNKPAQQCVQTEQKEEDDCVTYSVVKKA, from the exons ATGAAGACGCTGCACTTGTCTGTGATTCTGCTCACGCTGTCCG GTGTTCTCACTCAGGACAGGGGATTGGGTGTGAAATATCCGGATAATCCGATCTGTGCTGTGAGAGGATTCAGTGTCTCCATTCCCTGTAGTTATTCTTATCCACAGCACAATTATCAAGTGACACAAAAGCTTTGGTGCTCAATGAACTCAAACACAGACGTGTGTATGAACCCCCCGTATGTTTATAACAGCTCATCAATCACCACATCAGACTTTGAGTACGCTGGAGACGACAAATCAGACTGCACTTTGTTAATCCACAATGTACAGTTCAGTTATTCTGGAGAGTACAGATTCAGATTTATAACTGATGTGCCCAGTGTAAGATGGACAGGTGTACCTGGAGTGATTCTACAAGTTGCAG ATTTAAAGGTGTCACTAATCAGGCTCAGTGGAATCGGAACCCTTAAACAAGGAGACTCGTTAAatctgatgtgtgatgtgaactGCACACAAAGTTCCTCACAGTTTGTGTGGTCTAAGAACAACGAGCGCTTAAATACATCAGGACCCGTTCTTCACTTTCCTGCTGTAACCGTGAGGGATTCTGGGAATTACACCTGCACTTGGGAAACCAACAATGCCTCAAGATCTGAAACGATCAGTCTTCTCGTCGAGG ATCCTGGTGATTGGTCAGTCTGGATCATTGTTTTAGTGACAGCTGGAGTGATTTTCATGGTCTTAGCTGTCCCAGCTGTGATTTACATCAGGAG GAGGAAATGTAAAGCTCCGGAAGACAACGGGGGGGAAAGTGGAGAGAAAACACAG ACAAAGCCACAGTTAAAACACGTTTCTCAAGTTCCTGATGAAGAAAAGTGGAACAAAGAGGACGTGACTTACGCGTGTGTCCAAAACAAAGCTACAACCAAaag gtcagaggtcacagcGCAGCTAAACCGAGTTCCTCGGCCTGATGAAGAAGTGTTGGATAAAGGAGACGTGGTTTATTCGTCTGTGTGCGTCAACCCCAACAAACCAGCCCAACA gTGTGTCCAGACtgagcagaaggaggaggacGATTGTGTGACCTACAGCGTTGTGAAAAAGGCCTGA
- the LOC108261760 gene encoding uncharacterized protein LOC108261760 — MKTLHLSVILLTLSGVLTQDSDWGVNYTDNLTCAVRGFSVSIPCSYSYPTSNPSIQVTQMLWCSMNSNTGGCTNPPYIYNSSSITTSDFEYAGDDKSDCTLLIHNVQFSYSGEYRFRFITDNPSDRYTGKPGATLQVADLKVSLIRLSGIGTLKQGDSLNLTCDVNCTQSSSQFVWSKNNERLNTSGRVLHFPAVTVRDSGSYTCTWKTNRASGSETISLLVEDEILAWPFCIIGALVAAGLILVVVMYNRRCVHTDQLKEDNSDVYTTVQYNTFTMN, encoded by the exons ATGAAGACGCTGCACTTGTCTGTGATTCTGCTCACGCTGTCCG GTGTTCTCACTCAGGACAGTGATTGGGGTGTGAACTATACAGATAATCTGACCTGTGCTGTGAGAGGATTCAGTGTCTCCATTCCCTGTAGTTATTCTTATCCAACATCAAATCCCAGTATTCAGGTGACACAAATGCTGTGGTGCTCAATGAACTCAAACACAGGAGGGTGTACAAACCCCCCGTATATTTATAACAGCTCATCAATCACCACATCAGACTTTGAGTACGCTGGAGACGACAAATCAGACTGCACTTTGTTAATCCACAATGTACAGTTCAGTTATTCTGGAGAATACAGATTCAGATTTATAACTGATAATCCCAGTGACAGATACACAGGTAAACCTGGAGCGACTCTACAAGTTGCAG ATTTAAAGGTGTCACTAATCAGGCTCAGTGGAATCGGAACCCTTAAACAAGGAGACTCGTTAAATCTGACGTGTGATGTGAACTGCACACAAAGTTCCTCACAGTTTGTGTGGTCTAAGAACAACGAGCGCTTAAATACATCAGGACGCGTTCTTCACTTTCCTGCTGTAACCGTGAGGGATTCTGGGAGTTACACCTGCACTTGGAAAACCAACAGGGCGTCAGGATCTGAAACGATCAGCCTTCTCGTCGAGG ATGAAATTCTTGCATGGCCGTTCTGCATCATTGGTGCTTTGGTGGCAGCTGGACTGATTTTGGTAGTTGTGATGTACAACAGGAg GTGCGTCCACACTGATCAGCTGAAGGAGGACAATTCAGACGTCTACaccacagtacagtacaatacgTTCACCATGAACTGA
- the LOC128628991 gene encoding carcinoembryonic antigen-related cell adhesion molecule 2 isoform X2 produces the protein MKMLHLSVILLTLSGVLAHSDWGVNYPNNPICAVRGFSVSIPCSYYYPTSKPNIQVTQKLWCSMNSNTDKCQNPPYVYNSASITTSDFEYAGDDKSDCTLLIHNVQFSYSGEYRFRFITDVSGGMWTGEPGATLQVADLKVSLIRLSGIGTLKQGDSLNLTCDVNCTQSSSQFVWSKNNERLNTSGPVLHFPAVTVRDSGSYTCTWKTNRASGSKAISLLVEGGWGVNYTTPICAVRGFSVSIPCSYSYPQHNYQVTQKLWCSMNSNTDKCQNPPYVYNSASITTSDFEYAGDDKSNCTLLIHNVQFSYSGTYRFRFITNVSGGMWTGEPGQILQVSDLKVSLIRLSGNGTLKQGDSLNLTCDVNCTQSSSQFVWSKNNERLNTSGPVLHFPAVTVRDSGNYTCTWKTNRASGSKMISLLVEGDNPENPDHWSVWMIVVVTGGLIIIILAIAAVIYHRRSVHIEQQKEDDSDIYANAQQKEDDSDIYANAQQKEDDSDIYANV, from the exons ATGAAGATGCTGCACTTGTCTGTAATTCTGCTCACACTGTCCG GAGTTCTCGCTCACAGTGATTGGGGTGTGAACTATCCCAATAATCCGATCTGTGCTGTGAGAGGATTCAGTGTCTCCATTCCCTGTAGTTATTATTATCCAACATCAAAACCCAATATTCAGGTGACACAAAAGCTTTGGTGCTCAATGAACTCAAACACAGATAAGTGTCAAAACCCCCCGTATGTTTATAACAGCGCATCAATCACCACATCAGACTTTGAGTACGCTGGAGACGACAAATCAGACTGCACTTTGTTAATCCACAATGTACAGTTCAGTTATTCTGGAGAGTACAGATTCAGATTTATAACTGATGTGAGCGGTGGCATGTGGACAGGTGAACCTGGAGCGACTCTACAAGTTGCAG ATTTAAAGGTGTCACTAATCAGGCTCAGTGGAATCGGAACCCTTAAACAAGGAGACTCGTTAAATCTGACGTGTGATGTGAACTGCACACAAAGTTCCTCACAGTTTGTGTGGTCTAAGAACAACGAGCGCTTAAATACATCAGGACCCGTTCTTCACTTTCCTGCTGTAACCGTGAGGGATTCTGGGAGTTACACCTGCACTTGGAAAACCAACAGGGCGTCAGGATCTAAAGCGATCAGCCTTCTCGTCGAGG GTGGTTGGGGTGTGAATTATACCACGCCGATCTGTGCTGTGAGAGGATTCAGTGTCTCCATTCCCTGTAGTTATTCTTATCCACAGCACAATTATCAAGTGACACAAAAGCTGTGGTGCTCAATGAACTCAAACACAGATAAGTGTCAAAACCCCCCGTATGTTTATAACAGCGCATCAATCACCACATCAGACTTTGAGTACGCTGGAGACGACAAATCAAACTGCACTTTGTTAATCCACAATGTACAGTTCAGTTATTCTGGAACGTACAGATTCAGATTCATAACTAATGTGAGCGGTGGCATGTGGACGGGTGAACCTGGACAGATCCTACAAGTTTCAG ATTTAAAGGTGTCACTAATCAGGCTCAGTGGAAACGGAACCCTTAAACAAGGAGACTCGTTAAATCTGACGTGTGATGTGAACTGCACACAAAGTTCCTCACAGTTTGTGTGGTCTAAGAACAACGAGCGCTTAAATACATCAGGACCCGTTCTTCACTTTCCTGCTGTAACCGTGAGGGATTCTGGGAATTACACCTGCACTTGGAAAACCAACAGGGCGTCAGGATCTAAAATGATCAGCCTTCTCGTCGAGG gtgACAATCCTGAAAATCCTGACCATTGGTCAGTCTGGATGATTGTTGTGGTGACAGGTGGACTGATTATCATCATCTTAGCTATCGCAGCTGTGATTTACCACAGGAG GAGTGTCCACATTGAGCAGCAGAAGGAGGACGATTCTGACATCTATGCCAATGCCCAGCAGAAGGAGGACGATTCTGACATCTATGCCAATGCCCAGCAGAAGGAGGACGATTCTGACATCTATGCTAATGTTTAG
- the LOC128628991 gene encoding carcinoembryonic antigen-related cell adhesion molecule 2 isoform X3, with translation MKMLHLSVILLTLSGVLAHSDWGVNYPNNPICAVRGFSVSIPCSYYYPTSKPNIQFSYSGEYRFRFITDVSGGMWTGEPGATLQVADLKVSLIRLSGIGTLKQGDSLNLTCDVNCTQSSSQFVWSKNNERLNTSGPVLHFPAVTVRDSGSYTCTWKTNRASGSKAISLLVEGGWGVNYTTPICAVRGFSVSIPCSYSYPQHNYQVTQKLWCSMNSNTDKCQNPPYVYNSASITTSDFEYAGDDKSNCTLLIHNVQFSYSGTYRFRFITNVSGGMWTGEPGQILQVSDLKVSLIRLSGNGTLKQGDSLNLTCDVNCTQSSSQFVWSKNNERLNTSGPVLHFPAVTVRDSGNYTCTWKTNRASGSKMISLLVEGDNPENPDHWSVWMIVVVTGGLIIIILAIAAVIYHRRFLCERRSVHIEQQKEDDSDIYANAQQKEDDSDIYANAQQKEDDSDIYANV, from the exons ATGAAGATGCTGCACTTGTCTGTAATTCTGCTCACACTGTCCG GAGTTCTCGCTCACAGTGATTGGGGTGTGAACTATCCCAATAATCCGATCTGTGCTGTGAGAGGATTCAGTGTCTCCATTCCCTGTAGTTATTATTATCCAACATCAAAACCCAATATTCAG TTCAGTTATTCTGGAGAGTACAGATTCAGATTTATAACTGATGTGAGCGGTGGCATGTGGACAGGTGAACCTGGAGCGACTCTACAAGTTGCAG ATTTAAAGGTGTCACTAATCAGGCTCAGTGGAATCGGAACCCTTAAACAAGGAGACTCGTTAAATCTGACGTGTGATGTGAACTGCACACAAAGTTCCTCACAGTTTGTGTGGTCTAAGAACAACGAGCGCTTAAATACATCAGGACCCGTTCTTCACTTTCCTGCTGTAACCGTGAGGGATTCTGGGAGTTACACCTGCACTTGGAAAACCAACAGGGCGTCAGGATCTAAAGCGATCAGCCTTCTCGTCGAGG GTGGTTGGGGTGTGAATTATACCACGCCGATCTGTGCTGTGAGAGGATTCAGTGTCTCCATTCCCTGTAGTTATTCTTATCCACAGCACAATTATCAAGTGACACAAAAGCTGTGGTGCTCAATGAACTCAAACACAGATAAGTGTCAAAACCCCCCGTATGTTTATAACAGCGCATCAATCACCACATCAGACTTTGAGTACGCTGGAGACGACAAATCAAACTGCACTTTGTTAATCCACAATGTACAGTTCAGTTATTCTGGAACGTACAGATTCAGATTCATAACTAATGTGAGCGGTGGCATGTGGACGGGTGAACCTGGACAGATCCTACAAGTTTCAG ATTTAAAGGTGTCACTAATCAGGCTCAGTGGAAACGGAACCCTTAAACAAGGAGACTCGTTAAATCTGACGTGTGATGTGAACTGCACACAAAGTTCCTCACAGTTTGTGTGGTCTAAGAACAACGAGCGCTTAAATACATCAGGACCCGTTCTTCACTTTCCTGCTGTAACCGTGAGGGATTCTGGGAATTACACCTGCACTTGGAAAACCAACAGGGCGTCAGGATCTAAAATGATCAGCCTTCTCGTCGAGG gtgACAATCCTGAAAATCCTGACCATTGGTCAGTCTGGATGATTGTTGTGGTGACAGGTGGACTGATTATCATCATCTTAGCTATCGCAGCTGTGATTTACCACAGGAG GTTTCTGTGTGAACGCAGGAGTGTCCACATTGAGCAGCAGAAGGAGGACGATTCTGACATCTATGCCAATGCCCAGCAGAAGGAGGACGATTCTGACATCTATGCCAATGCCCAGCAGAAGGAGGACGATTCTGACATCTATGCTAATGTTTAG
- the LOC128628991 gene encoding carcinoembryonic antigen-related cell adhesion molecule 2 isoform X1: MKMLHLSVILLTLSGVLAHSDWGVNYPNNPICAVRGFSVSIPCSYYYPTSKPNIQVTQKLWCSMNSNTDKCQNPPYVYNSASITTSDFEYAGDDKSDCTLLIHNVQFSYSGEYRFRFITDVSGGMWTGEPGATLQVADLKVSLIRLSGIGTLKQGDSLNLTCDVNCTQSSSQFVWSKNNERLNTSGPVLHFPAVTVRDSGSYTCTWKTNRASGSKAISLLVEGGWGVNYTTPICAVRGFSVSIPCSYSYPQHNYQVTQKLWCSMNSNTDKCQNPPYVYNSASITTSDFEYAGDDKSNCTLLIHNVQFSYSGTYRFRFITNVSGGMWTGEPGQILQVSDLKVSLIRLSGNGTLKQGDSLNLTCDVNCTQSSSQFVWSKNNERLNTSGPVLHFPAVTVRDSGNYTCTWKTNRASGSKMISLLVEGDNPENPDHWSVWMIVVVTGGLIIIILAIAAVIYHRRFLCERRSVHIEQQKEDDSDIYANAQQKEDDSDIYANAQQKEDDSDIYANV, from the exons ATGAAGATGCTGCACTTGTCTGTAATTCTGCTCACACTGTCCG GAGTTCTCGCTCACAGTGATTGGGGTGTGAACTATCCCAATAATCCGATCTGTGCTGTGAGAGGATTCAGTGTCTCCATTCCCTGTAGTTATTATTATCCAACATCAAAACCCAATATTCAGGTGACACAAAAGCTTTGGTGCTCAATGAACTCAAACACAGATAAGTGTCAAAACCCCCCGTATGTTTATAACAGCGCATCAATCACCACATCAGACTTTGAGTACGCTGGAGACGACAAATCAGACTGCACTTTGTTAATCCACAATGTACAGTTCAGTTATTCTGGAGAGTACAGATTCAGATTTATAACTGATGTGAGCGGTGGCATGTGGACAGGTGAACCTGGAGCGACTCTACAAGTTGCAG ATTTAAAGGTGTCACTAATCAGGCTCAGTGGAATCGGAACCCTTAAACAAGGAGACTCGTTAAATCTGACGTGTGATGTGAACTGCACACAAAGTTCCTCACAGTTTGTGTGGTCTAAGAACAACGAGCGCTTAAATACATCAGGACCCGTTCTTCACTTTCCTGCTGTAACCGTGAGGGATTCTGGGAGTTACACCTGCACTTGGAAAACCAACAGGGCGTCAGGATCTAAAGCGATCAGCCTTCTCGTCGAGG GTGGTTGGGGTGTGAATTATACCACGCCGATCTGTGCTGTGAGAGGATTCAGTGTCTCCATTCCCTGTAGTTATTCTTATCCACAGCACAATTATCAAGTGACACAAAAGCTGTGGTGCTCAATGAACTCAAACACAGATAAGTGTCAAAACCCCCCGTATGTTTATAACAGCGCATCAATCACCACATCAGACTTTGAGTACGCTGGAGACGACAAATCAAACTGCACTTTGTTAATCCACAATGTACAGTTCAGTTATTCTGGAACGTACAGATTCAGATTCATAACTAATGTGAGCGGTGGCATGTGGACGGGTGAACCTGGACAGATCCTACAAGTTTCAG ATTTAAAGGTGTCACTAATCAGGCTCAGTGGAAACGGAACCCTTAAACAAGGAGACTCGTTAAATCTGACGTGTGATGTGAACTGCACACAAAGTTCCTCACAGTTTGTGTGGTCTAAGAACAACGAGCGCTTAAATACATCAGGACCCGTTCTTCACTTTCCTGCTGTAACCGTGAGGGATTCTGGGAATTACACCTGCACTTGGAAAACCAACAGGGCGTCAGGATCTAAAATGATCAGCCTTCTCGTCGAGG gtgACAATCCTGAAAATCCTGACCATTGGTCAGTCTGGATGATTGTTGTGGTGACAGGTGGACTGATTATCATCATCTTAGCTATCGCAGCTGTGATTTACCACAGGAG GTTTCTGTGTGAACGCAGGAGTGTCCACATTGAGCAGCAGAAGGAGGACGATTCTGACATCTATGCCAATGCCCAGCAGAAGGAGGACGATTCTGACATCTATGCCAATGCCCAGCAGAAGGAGGACGATTCTGACATCTATGCTAATGTTTAG